Proteins encoded in a region of the Vicia villosa cultivar HV-30 ecotype Madison, WI linkage group LG5, Vvil1.0, whole genome shotgun sequence genome:
- the LOC131604240 gene encoding replication protein A 70 kDa DNA-binding subunit E-like — protein MSRAAILIKDLVKGNQVWKMQIRVVDLWVIKEKTGQQHLECVIQDVKGDQIHVITRSRDFKEWIDQVKENETYSLYNGEPVVNDGPFKVCANPLKLLFNGGTTVTNVAFPEIPLHKYNFQPIENFLKGSIKHDMLYDVIGVLQDVLRTQVGGGGRKSCANITLRDIEGNVIEVVLWGDYCKQFLSYNTPGKMAGPTIIILTHAWCKPNTVSGVPMLSNAWNGSRLHINLEHPQVEEFRASFGENELSNAPDFSLSLTFDSSLQSSNNNWKSLDEVKSIRDIAALGKKEKES, from the exons ATGTCAAGGGCTGCCATACTTATCAAGGATTTGGTGAAAGGCAATCAAGTCTGGAAGATGCAAATAAGGGTTGTTGATTTGTGGGTTATTAAGGAGAAAACAGGGCAACAACACCTTGAGTGTGTCATTCAGGATGTAAAG GGTGATCAGATTCACGTAATCACGAGAAGCCGAGACTTCAAAGAGTGGATTGATCAAGTCAAAGAAAATGAAACATATTCTCTTTACAATGGAGAGCCGGTTGTTAATGATGGACCCTTCAAAGTTTGTGCAAACCCACTCAAACTTCTATTCAATGGAGGGACTACCGTGACAAATGTGGCGTTTCCCGAAATACCGCTTCACAAATACAACTTTCAACCTATCGAAAACTTTCTCAAAGGAAGCATCAAGCATGATATGTTATACG ATGTCATAGGTGTTTTACAGGATGTGCTTCGGACGCAAGTGGGAGGAGGTGGTAGGAAGTCCTGCGCTAATATCACTTTGCGTGATATCGAAGGAAATGTTATAGAGGTTGTCTTATGGGGTGATTACTGCAAGCAATTCTTGAGCTACAATACCCCTGGAAAAATGGCTGGCCCTACTATTATCATCTTGACACATGCGTGGTGCAAGCCAAACACAg TTTCTGGTGTACCAATGCTCTCTAATGCATGGAACGGTTCACGACTTCACATAAACTTGGAACATCCACAAGTGGAAGAATTCAGAGCTAG CTTTGGAGAAAATGAATTATCCAATGCTCCTGATTTTTCCCTGTCCTTAACCTTTGATTCATCCCTTCAATCCTCTAACAACAATTGGAAGAGCCTCGACGAGGTCAAAAGCATCCGTGATATCGCTGCGTTAGGAAAG AAGGAAAAGGAGAGCTAA